Proteins from a genomic interval of Xylocopa sonorina isolate GNS202 chromosome 6, iyXylSono1_principal, whole genome shotgun sequence:
- the Rplp1 gene encoding ribosomal protein LP1, which yields MTNKAELACVYSTLILVDDDVAVTGEKIQTILKAANVDVESYWPGLFAKALEGVNIKELITKIGSGVGSAPTAGAPAVAAPAAAESAPAKEEKKKEEPEEESDDDMGFGLFD from the exons ATGACTAACAAAGCAGAACTTGCTTGCGTTTACTCAACATTAATTCTTGTTGACGATGACGTCGCTGTAACA GGGGAAAAAATACAAACAATTTTAAAAGCGGCCAATGTTGATGTAGAGTCTTATTGGCCCGGACTTTTTGCAAAGGCTCTAGAAGGAGTCAATATAAAAGAACTTATAACAAAGATTGGATCGGGTGTCGGAAGTGCACCAACAGCAGGTG CACCAGCAGTAGCAGCACCTGCTGCTGCAGAAAGTGCACCAgctaaagaagaaaagaagaaagaagaaccCGAAGAAGAATCTGATGACGATATGGGCTTTG GATTATTCGATTAA
- the Sys1 gene encoding sys1 golgi trafficking protein, with product MNNISGQFRKTIWDPFLIISQIVAVQTVMYFCLGLWIWIVASCIGSTKSLDYVFHYKQIHVRDFAGQLVIIVFILNALIGAIALWWLVQRTKQCMDFACTAHLIHLLCCWAYNASFPSTFSWWCLNIVSLSIMCVCGEFLCMKTELQAIPLGMNNQKTAL from the coding sequence atgaaTAACATTTCTGGACAGTTTCGTAAAACAATATGGGATCCATTTCTTATAATATCGCAAATAGTTGCTGTCCAAACTGTGATGTATTTCTGCCTTGGATTATGGATATGGATTGTTGCATCATGTATAGGATCAACCAAGTCATTAGATTACGTTTTCCACTATAAACAGATACACGTTAGAGATTTTGCCGGTCAGCTTGTTATAATTGTTTTTATTTTAAATGCATTGATTGGAGCGATCGCATTATGGTGGTTAGTGCAAAGAACGAAACAATGCATGGACTTTGCTTGTACGGCGCatttaatacatttattatgctGTTGGGCATATAATGCAAGTTTTCCATCGACCTTTAGTTGGTGGTgtttaaatattgtatctttgagTATAATGTGTGTTTGCGGTGAATTCCTCTGTATGAAAACTGAATTACAAGCGATACCGCTGGGTATGAACAACCAGAAAACAGCTTTGTAA
- the Mbd-r2 gene encoding PHD finger protein MBD-R2 isoform X1 codes for MRRRIARSHVKRMPPVGTMRMARKCCVRTCEADVQDARAKGLPLHKFPKDVALRNRWLASGGFEPSFKPSPGQVVCHRHFKRADYEAAKGHKLLLRKGSIPSVFSDYDNHPDPVIMSVKSSTSYAQEDLDLINSEILNLGQSISPLNLNARTPKSDSYGETCSRPNSSADSCNLLDSTESVDNGSKTLTVKEEIVPTIKQETVENSEMEVNTMAEQLGIVESDVAIKHIQKDLTIKDELKTMKIEEEKVFDKPEELKPRICNRDGLKFFPGAKLEAKDFNEKWYSAKVVETDWDEREVLIRFDKWSARFDEWIPMDSSRLRVLQTQPNEQTWSLPSPEAKMKDFSVGERILATWADGRKYPAKVNAVLGNDRYDVLFDDGYTKTVKSSKMTKIATTSAKQSSQTEEYIGSKQERRDKKRKHTVMELFHTHSRKRSKNETDKLPKKEAVTVNETGESFPETKIDLDGTLFGPCYDPGTDLLRGFDTNVSKMKAYPKKNKKEVSKTDAEQIEDVGPEWIDGEPQGTESYIVDGNDGPRRSIIVADKRLPPGWQKHFTQRKAGTSAGKWDVLFLHKSSGKKFRSKNDIRAFMENQGQFDFDPEKFDFCIHRKKRNQSQKIKQDVIVDVPKKIKTLLPKAKATPITDNSLLVPTNIPVTTVVSTSTTSVTDGAIFIGGLRVEMEDSAYKCPKQGCSKTFRKENLLQMHIKHYHPEYAKFLGSTPNVADLAYARTIGESVEDIIPKKLNNSLEKCNKFGKRKSIQDRLSLCVSSPPVTSNVSPVSPTITVPTVPETEDEVDQSEKCNDVQMEDVKIERMSPTSSHSLDMDDETEKKREDTCAMSPGTLFDMKIREEKTQSGIKTLLPVRPAVSAEVQRVDRSKSLDETMHIEKMKGQRKRQLSEYSSDISNRGKKRSGTQEFTDEYGDLDDSGMDTEGPTTLMYRYSRRKSDSRSDENSQSSQLNDSRVEKDDPFKGDIGKKDTNDGEENEGVMMMINGEMVKVEQLRREEIINCTCGFMEEDGLMIQCDLCLCWQHGHCNAIEREKDVPEKYVCYICRNPYRQRQSKKYCHDQDWIKEGKLPTLPNRTKNQHRINQRTAMLKRSYDLVAALLHIQQVLHSLRVKINVAQKKDHPKLYLWAKKWEEIDIPKPNLTPVPVMEVMKSGKDCTDTASESSCRVEVKMETKFSFKDDHDEKSIASDSELMKILEEDNTTSDESKITSKKEDIAHQSKSHILLDALTKNDISEGKYKNSLPSEVKTDTDLLTNQTDVSENNVPVSNASTNHMHEELNEHEMSTPLQPFIPQPEAPIDPGECRMRLLEHIEHFQNHIDAKLTFIEAQVCALEAMDPEDVPTSDVQPRTKQTVQMLLRDLNTVRKLAALC; via the exons ATGCGGCGGCGTATAGCGCGGTCGCATGTTAAAAGGATGCCGCCTGTGGGAACGATGAGAATGGCGCGCAAATGTTGCGTGCGTACCTGCGAGGCCGACGTGCAGGATGCCCGGGCTAAAGGTTTGCCACTTCATAAATTTCCGAAGGACGTCGCCTTGAGGAACAGATGGCTGGCCAGTGGTGGATTCGAGCCCAGTTTTAAACCTTCACCGGGTCAAGTTGTTTGTCATAGACATTTTAAACGGGCCGATTATGAAGCCGCTAAGGGACATAAATTACTTCTCCGCAAGGGCAGTATTCCGTCGGTTTTTTCGGATTATGATAATCATCCGG ATCCTGTAATTATGTCTGTGAAATCGTCAACTTCATATGCACAGGAAGACTTAGATCTCATTAATTCTGAAATTTTAAATCTGGGGCAGTCTATATCACCATTAAATTTGAATGCTAGAACGCCAAAGTCTGATAGTTACGGAGAAACATGTTCTAGACCAAATTCATCAGCTGATTCTTGTAATCTGTTAGATTCAACAGAATCTGTTGATAATGGATCTAAAACTTTGACTGTTAAAGAAGAAATTGTACCTACCATTAAACAAGAGACGGTTGAAAATTCAGAAATGGAAGTGAACACTATGGCAGAGCAGTTAGGAATTGTTGAATCTGATGTAGCGATAAAGCATATACAGAAAGATCTGACTATTAAAGATGAATTGAAGACTATGAAAATCGAAGAGGAAAAGGTATTTGATAAACCAGAAGAATTAAAGCCAAGAATATGTAATAGAGATGGACTGAAATTCTTTCCTGGTGCCAAATTGGAGGCAAAAGATTTCAATGAAAAATG GTACTCGGCAAAAGTAGTTGAAACTGATTGGGATGAAAGGGAGGTTTTGATACGCTTCGATAAATGGAGCGCAAGATTTGATGAATGGATACCTATGGATAGTTCTAGGCTACGGGTATTGCAAACACAACCAAA CGAACAAACCTGGAGTCTGCCATCTCC GGAGGCGAAAATGAAAGACTTTTCAGTGGGAGAAAGGATACTTGCCACATGGGCCGACGGTAGAAAATATCCAGCTAAAGTAAACGCTGTCTTGGGAAACG ATAGGTATGATGTACTGTTCGATGATGGATACACGAAAACAGTTAAGTCGTCGAAAATGACAAAAATCGCGACGACATCGGCAAAG CAATCTAGTCAAACTGAAGAATATATAGGAAGCAAACAAGAAAGGAGAGACAAGAAAAGGAAGCATACAGTAATGGAGTTATTTCATACTCATTCTAGAAAACGTTCGAAAAATGAAACAGATAAGTTACCAAAAAAAGAAGCAGTTACAGTGAATGAAACTGGGGAATCCTTTCCAGAAACTAAAATTGATTTGGATGGTACTTTGTTTGGACCTTGTTATGATCCAGGCACTGATTTATTACGAGGATTTGATACTAATGTGTCTAAAATGAAAGCTTACcctaagaaaaataagaaagaagTATCTAAAACTGATGCAGAACAGATTGAAGATGTTGGACCTGAATGGATTGACGGAGAACCTCAAGGGACTGAATCTTACATAGTAGATGGAAACGATG GACCACGTAGATCAATAATTGTAGCAGATAAAAGATTACCACCAGGATGGCAAAAACATTTTACTCAAAGAAAAGCTGGTACGTCTGCTGGGAAATGGGATGTCTTGTTTCTTCATAAGTCAAGTGGGAAAAAGTTCAGATCGAAAAATGATATTAGAGCATTCATGGAAAATCAGGGACAATTTGACTTTGATCCTGAAAAATTTGATTTTTGTATTCATCGAAAGAAGAGAAACCAAAGTCAGAAAATAAAGCAGGATGTAATTGTTGATGTCCCAAAGAAGATTAAGACTTTACTACCTAAAGCAAAGGCAACACCTATAACTGATAATTCGTTGCTTGTTCCCACAAATATACCGGTTACAACTGTAGTATCTACTTCAACTACATCTGTTACAGATGGAG CTATTTTTATAGGTGGACTTCGAGTAGAAATGGAGGACAGTGCTTACAAATGTCCGAAACAAGGATGTAGCAAAACATTTAGAAAAGAAAATCTTTTACAAATGCATATAAAGCACTATCATCCAGAGTATGCAAAATTTTTGGGATCTACACCAAATGTTGCAGATCTAGCTTATGCAAGAACGATTGGAGAATCTGTCGAAGATATTATTCcgaaaaaattaaataactcCTTAGAGAAGTGCAATAAATTCGGAAAAAGAAAATCTATTCAAGATAGATTGTCTCTATGTGTTTCATCACCACCAGTAACAAGTAATGTTTCACCTGTGTCCCCAACAATAACTGTACCAACTGTACCAGAAACGGAGGATGAAGTGGACCAGTCAGAGAAATGTAACGATGTACAAATGGAAGATGTTAAAATAGAAAGAATGTCTCCAACTTCTAGTCATAGTTTAGACATGGATGATGAAACTGAGAAAAAACGGGAGGATACGTGTGCAATGTCACCTGGAACATTATTTGATATGAAAATCAGAGAAGAGAAAACACAAAGTGGTATTAAAACTCTTCTTCCAGTAAGACCAGCTGTATCTGCAGAAGTACAAAGAGTTGATAGATCGAAGTCTTTAGACGAGACGATGCATATTGAGAAGATGAAAGGTCAAAGGAAGCGACAATTATCAGAATATAGTTCTGATATATCAAACAGGGGTAAAAAACGATCTG GTACTCAAGAATTTACAGATGAATACGGTGATTTGGATGATAGTGGTATGGATACAGAAGGACCGACTACACTTATGTATAGATATAGTCGCAGAAAATCAGATTCAAGAAGTGATGAAAATAGTCAAAGTA GTCAACTAAATGATTCTCGTGTTGAAAAAGATGATCCCTTCAAAGGGGATATTGGTAAAAAAGATACTAATGATGGGGAAG AGAACGAAGGAGTTATGATGATGATTAATGGAGAAATGGTAAAAGTGGAACAGCTACGTAgagaagaaataataaattGTACTTGTGGATTTATGGAGGAAGATGGTTTAATGATACAATGCGATCTCTGTTTGTGTTGGCAACATGGTCACTGCAATGCaatagaaagagaaaaagacgtACCTGAAAAATATGTTTGCTACATTTGTCGGAATCCATATCGACAACGACAGTCCAAGAAGTATTGTCACGATCAAGATTGGATAAAGGAAGGGAAATTACCAACATTACCTAATCGAACGAAAAACCAACATCGAATCAATCAAAGAACAGCTATGTTAAAACGTTCTTATGATTTAGTTGCCGCTCTTTTACACATACAACAAGTTTTGCACAGTTTACGGGTGAAAATTAATGTAGCACA AAAAAAAGATCATCCAAAGTTGTATCTCTGGGCAAAAAAGTGGGAAGAAATCGATATACCAAAACCAAATCTAACACCAGTACCAGTCATGGAAGTTATGAAATCGGGAAAAGATTGTACAGATACTGCTAGTGAGAGTTCTTGCCGAGttgaagttaaaatggaaacaaAATTCAGTTTCAAAGATGATCATGATGAAAAATCAATAGCATCGGATTCAGAATTGATGAAGATATTAGAAGAAGATAATACAACTTCAGATGAGTCTAAAATTACGTCTAAAAAAGAAGATATTGCACATCAAAGTAAGAGTCACATTCTTCTTGATGCCCTTACAAAAAATGATATCTCTGaaggaaaatataaaaattcattACCTTCGGAAGTAAAAACAGATACAG ATTTGTTGACTAATCAAACGGACGTGTCGGAAAATAATGTACCTGTGTCAAATGCGTCAACGAATCATATGCATGAGGAATTAAACGAACACGAGATGTCCACGCCATTGCAACCTTTTATACCACAGCCAGAAGCGCCAATTGATCCAGGGGAATGTCGAATGCGATTATTAGAACATATAGAACACTTTCAAAATCATATAGATGCAAAATTAACATTTATCGAGGCACAAGTTTGTG CATTGGAAGCCATGGATCCTGAAGATGTACCTACCTCAGATGTTCAACCTCGAACTAAACAAacagttcagatgcttctccgTGATTTAAATACAGTACGAAAATTAGCTGCTTTATGTTGa
- the Mbd-r2 gene encoding PHD finger protein MBD-R2 isoform X2, which produces MRRRIARSHVKRMPPVGTMRMARKCCVRTCEADVQDARAKGLPLHKFPKDVALRNRWLASGGFEPSFKPSPGQVVCHRHFKRADYEAAKGHKLLLRKGSIPSVFSDYDNHPDPVIMSVKSSTSYAQEDLDLINSEILNLGQSISPLNLNARTPKSDSYGETCSRPNSSADSCNLLDSTESVDNGSKTLTVKEEIVPTIKQETVENSEMEVNTMAEQLGIVESDVAIKHIQKDLTIKDELKTMKIEEEKVFDKPEELKPRICNRDGLKFFPGAKLEAKDFNEKWYSAKVVETDWDEREVLIRFDKWSARFDEWIPMDSSRLRVLQTQPNEQTWSLPSPEAKMKDFSVGERILATWADGRKYPAKVNAVLGNDRYDVLFDDGYTKTVKSSKMTKIATTSAKQSSQTEEYIGSKQERRDKKRKHTVMELFHTHSRKRSKNETDKLPKKEAVTVNETGESFPETKIDLDGTLFGPCYDPGTDLLRGFDTNVSKMKAYPKKNKKEVSKTDAEQIEDVGPEWIDGEPQGTESYIVDGNDGPRRSIIVADKRLPPGWQKHFTQRKAGTSAGKWDVLFLHKSSGKKFRSKNDIRAFMENQGQFDFDPEKFDFCIHRKKRNQSQKIKQDVIVDVPKKIKTLLPKAKATPITDNSLLVPTNIPVTTVVSTSTTSVTDGAIFIGGLRVEMEDSAYKCPKQGCSKTFRKENLLQMHIKHYHPEYAKFLGSTPNVADLAYARTIGESVEDIIPKKLNNSLEKCNKFGKRKSIQDRLSLCVSSPPVTSNVSPVSPTITVPTVPETEDEVDQSEKCNDVQMEDVKIERMSPTSSHSLDMDDETEKKREDTCAMSPGTLFDMKIREEKTQSGIKTLLPVRPAVSAEVQRVDRSKSLDETMHIEKMKGQRKRQLSEYSSDISNRGKKRSGTQEFTDEYGDLDDSGMDTEGPTTLMYRYSRRKSDSRSDENSQSSQLNDSRVEKDDPFKGDIGKKDTNDGEENEGVMMMINGEMVKVEQLRREEIINCTCGFMEEDGLMIQCDLCLCWQHGHCNAIEREKDVPEKYVCYICRNPYRQRQSKKYCHDQDWIKEGKLPTLPNRTKNQHRINQRTAMLKRSYDLVAALLHIQQVLHSLRVKINVAQKKDHPKLYLWAKKWEEIDIPKPNLTPVPVMEVMKSGKDCTDTASESSCRVEVKMETKFSFKDDHDEKSIASDSELMKILEEDNTTSDESKITSKKEDIAHQNLLTNQTDVSENNVPVSNASTNHMHEELNEHEMSTPLQPFIPQPEAPIDPGECRMRLLEHIEHFQNHIDAKLTFIEAQVCALEAMDPEDVPTSDVQPRTKQTVQMLLRDLNTVRKLAALC; this is translated from the exons ATGCGGCGGCGTATAGCGCGGTCGCATGTTAAAAGGATGCCGCCTGTGGGAACGATGAGAATGGCGCGCAAATGTTGCGTGCGTACCTGCGAGGCCGACGTGCAGGATGCCCGGGCTAAAGGTTTGCCACTTCATAAATTTCCGAAGGACGTCGCCTTGAGGAACAGATGGCTGGCCAGTGGTGGATTCGAGCCCAGTTTTAAACCTTCACCGGGTCAAGTTGTTTGTCATAGACATTTTAAACGGGCCGATTATGAAGCCGCTAAGGGACATAAATTACTTCTCCGCAAGGGCAGTATTCCGTCGGTTTTTTCGGATTATGATAATCATCCGG ATCCTGTAATTATGTCTGTGAAATCGTCAACTTCATATGCACAGGAAGACTTAGATCTCATTAATTCTGAAATTTTAAATCTGGGGCAGTCTATATCACCATTAAATTTGAATGCTAGAACGCCAAAGTCTGATAGTTACGGAGAAACATGTTCTAGACCAAATTCATCAGCTGATTCTTGTAATCTGTTAGATTCAACAGAATCTGTTGATAATGGATCTAAAACTTTGACTGTTAAAGAAGAAATTGTACCTACCATTAAACAAGAGACGGTTGAAAATTCAGAAATGGAAGTGAACACTATGGCAGAGCAGTTAGGAATTGTTGAATCTGATGTAGCGATAAAGCATATACAGAAAGATCTGACTATTAAAGATGAATTGAAGACTATGAAAATCGAAGAGGAAAAGGTATTTGATAAACCAGAAGAATTAAAGCCAAGAATATGTAATAGAGATGGACTGAAATTCTTTCCTGGTGCCAAATTGGAGGCAAAAGATTTCAATGAAAAATG GTACTCGGCAAAAGTAGTTGAAACTGATTGGGATGAAAGGGAGGTTTTGATACGCTTCGATAAATGGAGCGCAAGATTTGATGAATGGATACCTATGGATAGTTCTAGGCTACGGGTATTGCAAACACAACCAAA CGAACAAACCTGGAGTCTGCCATCTCC GGAGGCGAAAATGAAAGACTTTTCAGTGGGAGAAAGGATACTTGCCACATGGGCCGACGGTAGAAAATATCCAGCTAAAGTAAACGCTGTCTTGGGAAACG ATAGGTATGATGTACTGTTCGATGATGGATACACGAAAACAGTTAAGTCGTCGAAAATGACAAAAATCGCGACGACATCGGCAAAG CAATCTAGTCAAACTGAAGAATATATAGGAAGCAAACAAGAAAGGAGAGACAAGAAAAGGAAGCATACAGTAATGGAGTTATTTCATACTCATTCTAGAAAACGTTCGAAAAATGAAACAGATAAGTTACCAAAAAAAGAAGCAGTTACAGTGAATGAAACTGGGGAATCCTTTCCAGAAACTAAAATTGATTTGGATGGTACTTTGTTTGGACCTTGTTATGATCCAGGCACTGATTTATTACGAGGATTTGATACTAATGTGTCTAAAATGAAAGCTTACcctaagaaaaataagaaagaagTATCTAAAACTGATGCAGAACAGATTGAAGATGTTGGACCTGAATGGATTGACGGAGAACCTCAAGGGACTGAATCTTACATAGTAGATGGAAACGATG GACCACGTAGATCAATAATTGTAGCAGATAAAAGATTACCACCAGGATGGCAAAAACATTTTACTCAAAGAAAAGCTGGTACGTCTGCTGGGAAATGGGATGTCTTGTTTCTTCATAAGTCAAGTGGGAAAAAGTTCAGATCGAAAAATGATATTAGAGCATTCATGGAAAATCAGGGACAATTTGACTTTGATCCTGAAAAATTTGATTTTTGTATTCATCGAAAGAAGAGAAACCAAAGTCAGAAAATAAAGCAGGATGTAATTGTTGATGTCCCAAAGAAGATTAAGACTTTACTACCTAAAGCAAAGGCAACACCTATAACTGATAATTCGTTGCTTGTTCCCACAAATATACCGGTTACAACTGTAGTATCTACTTCAACTACATCTGTTACAGATGGAG CTATTTTTATAGGTGGACTTCGAGTAGAAATGGAGGACAGTGCTTACAAATGTCCGAAACAAGGATGTAGCAAAACATTTAGAAAAGAAAATCTTTTACAAATGCATATAAAGCACTATCATCCAGAGTATGCAAAATTTTTGGGATCTACACCAAATGTTGCAGATCTAGCTTATGCAAGAACGATTGGAGAATCTGTCGAAGATATTATTCcgaaaaaattaaataactcCTTAGAGAAGTGCAATAAATTCGGAAAAAGAAAATCTATTCAAGATAGATTGTCTCTATGTGTTTCATCACCACCAGTAACAAGTAATGTTTCACCTGTGTCCCCAACAATAACTGTACCAACTGTACCAGAAACGGAGGATGAAGTGGACCAGTCAGAGAAATGTAACGATGTACAAATGGAAGATGTTAAAATAGAAAGAATGTCTCCAACTTCTAGTCATAGTTTAGACATGGATGATGAAACTGAGAAAAAACGGGAGGATACGTGTGCAATGTCACCTGGAACATTATTTGATATGAAAATCAGAGAAGAGAAAACACAAAGTGGTATTAAAACTCTTCTTCCAGTAAGACCAGCTGTATCTGCAGAAGTACAAAGAGTTGATAGATCGAAGTCTTTAGACGAGACGATGCATATTGAGAAGATGAAAGGTCAAAGGAAGCGACAATTATCAGAATATAGTTCTGATATATCAAACAGGGGTAAAAAACGATCTG GTACTCAAGAATTTACAGATGAATACGGTGATTTGGATGATAGTGGTATGGATACAGAAGGACCGACTACACTTATGTATAGATATAGTCGCAGAAAATCAGATTCAAGAAGTGATGAAAATAGTCAAAGTA GTCAACTAAATGATTCTCGTGTTGAAAAAGATGATCCCTTCAAAGGGGATATTGGTAAAAAAGATACTAATGATGGGGAAG AGAACGAAGGAGTTATGATGATGATTAATGGAGAAATGGTAAAAGTGGAACAGCTACGTAgagaagaaataataaattGTACTTGTGGATTTATGGAGGAAGATGGTTTAATGATACAATGCGATCTCTGTTTGTGTTGGCAACATGGTCACTGCAATGCaatagaaagagaaaaagacgtACCTGAAAAATATGTTTGCTACATTTGTCGGAATCCATATCGACAACGACAGTCCAAGAAGTATTGTCACGATCAAGATTGGATAAAGGAAGGGAAATTACCAACATTACCTAATCGAACGAAAAACCAACATCGAATCAATCAAAGAACAGCTATGTTAAAACGTTCTTATGATTTAGTTGCCGCTCTTTTACACATACAACAAGTTTTGCACAGTTTACGGGTGAAAATTAATGTAGCACA AAAAAAAGATCATCCAAAGTTGTATCTCTGGGCAAAAAAGTGGGAAGAAATCGATATACCAAAACCAAATCTAACACCAGTACCAGTCATGGAAGTTATGAAATCGGGAAAAGATTGTACAGATACTGCTAGTGAGAGTTCTTGCCGAGttgaagttaaaatggaaacaaAATTCAGTTTCAAAGATGATCATGATGAAAAATCAATAGCATCGGATTCAGAATTGATGAAGATATTAGAAGAAGATAATACAACTTCAGATGAGTCTAAAATTACGTCTAAAAAAGAAGATATTGCACATCAAA ATTTGTTGACTAATCAAACGGACGTGTCGGAAAATAATGTACCTGTGTCAAATGCGTCAACGAATCATATGCATGAGGAATTAAACGAACACGAGATGTCCACGCCATTGCAACCTTTTATACCACAGCCAGAAGCGCCAATTGATCCAGGGGAATGTCGAATGCGATTATTAGAACATATAGAACACTTTCAAAATCATATAGATGCAAAATTAACATTTATCGAGGCACAAGTTTGTG CATTGGAAGCCATGGATCCTGAAGATGTACCTACCTCAGATGTTCAACCTCGAACTAAACAAacagttcagatgcttctccgTGATTTAAATACAGTACGAAAATTAGCTGCTTTATGTTGa
- the Nd-13a gene encoding NADH dehydrogenase (ubiquinone) 13 kDa A subunit encodes MATLKITKLFEASNNRSKVNILGLISRNVYDVTSDSAKKVTHTGQLYEENDYRNARFVNRPKEVNNNWAIKLIAEAPPTPAKDKIVACDGGGGPLGHPKVYINLDKPGNHTCGYCGLRFYKEHH; translated from the exons ATGGCGACTTTAAAGATCACGAAGCTTTTCGAAGCTTCTAATAACAGAAGTAAAGTTAATATTTTAGGATTAATATCGAGAAACGTATATGATGTAACATCAGATTCAGCTAAGAAAGTTACTCATACTGGTCAG TTGTATGAAGAAAATGATTACCGTAACGCTCGATTTGTAAATAGACCAAAGGAAGTTAATAACAACTGGGCCATTAAGTTAATAGCAGAAGCTCCTCCAACACCTGCGAAGGATAAGATAGTGGCTTGTGATGGAGGTGGTGGACCGTTAGGACACCCAAAAGTTTACATTAACTTG GATAAACCTGGTAATCATACTTGCGGATATTGTGGCTTACGTTTTTATAAAGAACATCATTAA